Genomic segment of Paenibacillus sp. FSL R5-0623:
TTTGTACAATTTGCTCCGCGATGCGGCAGATCTCGTCTCGAATATGCTGCGGTTCCAATACTTCAATGTCCGCGCCGAAGCCCAGAATGAACCCATATAACCAGTTATCCTCGGGAAAAGCAACTTGGCTAATATAATACCCAGTCCCATCAGGCATGACGTTCTCGATCCCAAACCATTCTTCCGCAATATGACGGACGCGAGCATGGAATTTCAAGGTTAACCTAGCTTGATTGTCCGGATGGCTCCATTCCTGTTGCCAGGGTCTGTCCTGTGGGTTGATGACTTTACGCTTGAAGTGCTCATTAGCAAGCGTGACATCTTGCATACGCACAAGCTTGAACATGCGAAATTGATTCCGCTCGTGGCAAAAAGCATACAGATACCAGGAATGTTTCTTGAGTACGATGGTATGAGGGTCGGCAGTTCGGTGAGTCTGGATACCTTCCGCACTGCAGTAGGTAAAGGTTACGGGTCGTAATTGATCCATACCCTGTTCGATAAGTTCAAGCTTGATTTTCAGCGCTTCGGGATGCGTCCAGGTTGAATAATCCACGATGAATCGATTGGTATTGGCCTGAAAATCATCATTTTTGGATTCAGGTACGATACTGCTGAGTTTTTCGACCAGAAGCTCACGCGCCGCATTGGCATGGGAAGTGGATACACTGCGCAGTGCAGTGACGATGGAAGCGAGGTCCTTGTCTGTTAATACGTTTCGATCCAGACGGTAACCCTCTGCCAGACCAATCCCGCCGCTTGCTCCCTGATACGTCACCACTGGGATACCTGCTTGACCCAATGTATCGATGTCTCGGTAGATGGTCCGGATCGATACTTCGAACATATCTGCCAAGTCTTTGGCTTGTACCCGTCCACGATTGATTAGCAGCACTACGATGGCTAACAAACGCTCCAGTTTCATATGTATGGATTCCTTTCATTGGTTTATCTGTTGGATTCAAATATGTTATAATGCCCAGCATCACACATAGGAGTGGAATAAGCAATGAAGCGAATTACGATTCTGATCGCAGACGATGAAGTTGAGATCGCTGATCTGGTTGCTTTACATTTACAAAAAGAAGGATATCACATCATCAAGGCCTTTGACGGGAAGGCGGCGGTTCAAGCTGTTCAGACCCAAGCGATAGATTTGGCGATTCTGGACATTATGATGCCTGGCATGGATGGGTATGAGGTGACCCGCAAAATTCGGGAGCAGCATCATTTACCGATCATTTTCCTGAGTGCCAAAACGTCAGATATGGACAAAATTACGGGACTTGTGATGGGCGCGGACGATTATATGACCAAACCGTTCAATCCGATGGAGCTTGTTGCCCGGGTTAACTCCCAGTTGCGTCGTTCTCTGCAATTCAGCCAGTCTGTGCCTGTTCAGAGGTCCATTCTGGAGAAGGGTGGGCTCATCATCACGCCAGATCAACATCGCGTTACACTCTACGGCAAACCAGTGGAACTAACACCGAAGGAGTTCGACATTTTGTATCTGCTCGCGAGCCACCCCAAGCAGGTGTTCAGTGCAGAAAGCATTTTTGAACAGGTGTGGGGAGAAGCCTATTACGAGAGTGGGAATACCGTGATGGTCCATATTAGGACCCTGCGCAAAAAGCTGGGGGAAGATGTGAACAAGAACAAGTTTATCAAAACGATCTGGGGTGTGGGGTACACGTTTAATGACTAAACGAAGAAGTTTTCGCACAACCATGATTATGTTGTTAGGGTTAAGCATGCTTGCCTCTGGCGCAATCACCTATGGGATTTATAAGCTTATGCAAGCCTATTATTCGGGTGTCCGTGCAGAAGATCAGCTCGCTGAATATCGTCATTTTATGAAAAGTATCGGAGATATTTATTTCTTCCTGATTTTATTTATCCCACTGGCCATTCTGTTTTTCTTCTGGTTTACCAAGCCTTACGCGACGTATTTCAAGGACATTTCTACAGGAATCCGACATTTGGCCAATGGCGACTTTCAGCATCGTGTGCAGATCTCCTCGAAAGACGAGTTAGGTACGATTGCAGAGGATGTGAACCTGGCAAGTGAGAAGTTAAGGGAAGCGGTGGAACGAGGGGATTTTGCTGAAAATAGTAAGGACCAGCTTGTTGTCAATCTGGCGCATGACCTGCGAACACCGCTGACGTCTGTGCTTGGATATTTGGATCTGCTCATGAAGGATGATCAGCTAACGGAGGAGCAGGTACGGCACTTTACGTCGATTGCATTCACCAAATCACAGCGTCTGGAGAAGCTGATTGATGATTTGTTCGAAATTACCCGCATGAATTATGGCATGCTGCCTATAAACAAGACACGGCTGGATCTTAGCGAACTGCTGAAGCAGATGAACGAAGAGCTCTATCCTGTATTTGAAAAGAACCAACTAGTCGCCCGTCTAAAAATAGACACTGACCTTACGGTCTCCGGTGATGGCGAGCTGCTGGCTCGTGTGTTCGAGAATCTGCTAATTAACGCTGCACGGCATGGCAAGGATGGCATGTACGTAGATATTAATGGATATCAGGATGCAGAACAGGTTATCATTCAGGTGGTTAACTATGGTGGACATATTCGCGCAGAGGAATTGCCGCATATCTTCGATATGTATTACACCGGAGATCGCGCTCGGACCCCCCAGGAGGGGGGGACAGGCCTCGGCCTATTTATTGCACGCAATATAGTGGAACAGCATGACGGTACAATCTCGGCCCAGAGCGATGTGGTACGGACGCAATTTGAAGTTCGTTTGCCCGTATTTCAATGAGGTCTAACGTCAAATTTAAGAAAAACTTTAAAATTGCCCTGCTTTTTCTTTAACTTGTGTTGTCTATCCTTGATGTATGAGGTAAAAGGAGGAACAAGTATGAAAAAGTGGGGCTTTTTGATATGTATCGTTTTGATCGGATATATCGTTACGCAATCACCGGGATGGATTCAGCAGAAGGATGAATTGCCCATCGAGATTCAGAATACGCGTGAAAATCCCGCAGGTTATACGGTATCCGTCACGGGAAATATTCAGGATCAGGTACATAAGGGGAACTTGTTACTGGTTAATAAGCAATACCCCATTGGCGCGGAAGGGGTTAAATCCGATATTGTATATATAGCGGATGAAGATGAGCTGCTTCGTGGATATGGAATCATGGATCAGAAAATCATGTTATCCCGGCAGGTGGCGCAGGAGTTTCAGAAGATGGTGGAAGCAGCAGGCGAAGAGGGAGTCAGATATTTTCTCGTCAGCAGCGGGTACAGGGACTTTACGAAGCAGGACGAGCTATATCAGGAAAAGGGTTCAGACTATGCACTTCCTGCGGGTCACAGTGAGCACAATCTTGGTTTATCGCTGGATATTGGCTCGAGCTTGGCTGCGATGAATGAAGCACCAGAGGGTGCATGGCTGGAGAAGAATGCATGGAAATACGGATTTATTTTACGTTACCCAAAGGATAAAGTGCGCATCACCGGTATTCAGTATGAACCATGGCACTTTCGATATGTAGGGCTGCCGCACAGTGCTGTCATGTATAAGAATAATCTGGTGCTGGAAGAGTATCTCGATATGCTTAAAGAGAAAGAGAACATTACTGTGGAAGTAGAGGAAGAGGAGTATCACATCCGCTATTATCGAGCCATCCGAGACACAACCGTTTACATACCAGAGCAAGGCCAGACTGAAATATCGGGTGATAACATGGATGGCGTCATCGTCACCGTAAAGAAATAACAGGGCAACACAAGGGAGGCGAAACAACATGAAGCACAACAACCAGAAGAAAAGCAAACATTATATCCTTTGGATTGCCGTTTTCATTATCTATTTATATCTGCTGACTAAGCTGATCCTGTTCAAAGGAAGCCCGGTCGATTTTGGCATCGTGAAGGTTCGACTGATGGCGTTCTTGCAACAACCGGATCTGATCCATACGCGAACCGTCAACCTGATACCTTTTCAGGAAATCTCACGAGACTGGAACAGTCTGTCGTTACATCGTCCGGGCACCGCAATCCATCTGGTAGGCAATATACTGGCCTTTATCCCTCTGGGCATCTTCATCCCTGTGTTGACGGGCAACAAGTTATTCTCTGGAGTAAAGGTAATCTTGCTGTCTCTGCTGCTCAGTCTGGGCTATGAAGTGACACAGTTAGTGACTGGTATGGGCATATTTGATGTGGATGATCTGATGCTTAATACACTAGGCGGCTTCATTGGATATATTGTTTTCACTATGGCTATGGGTCTGAAAAAGGTGTTGTCGGGAGGAAAATCCCGCGTGACGACGAAAAAGTTAAATTCTAAGGAAAGTCACGTGTAAGGAGGAGAAGAACTTGATTATAATGGCTGTACTGTTCATTAGCGCAGGGCTAATGTTTCTCTTGTATCCACACAAGGTAACGGATGCTTCGGAAAAACAGATTGCGGAGCGAGTGATCATGTCGAGATGGGTTGGCGGCTCGTTAATTGCTCTGTCATGTCTGTTTCTGATCATGGGTACGATTCAACTGTTAGATCAAGCCTCACATCACATTGGGCATTAAAAGGTAATTGGCCTTGAAGATTGATTTTAAACGTATCCCGATTATAAAAAACAAAGCCAAAAAGCTCCCCGCCACGTGCTGATTGCACGTGGCAGGGAGCTTTTTTGTATAACTTCATCACATTAATGATTTATATCATTAAGCTTTTTTCATCATTTGACGCAATACAGTTTGCAGGATACCGCCGTTATGGTAGTAATCCACGTCAACCATGCTGTCCAGACGAGCGATAACAGGGAAGTCGAACTGTGTACCGTCTTCACGAGTTACGGTAACTTTCAACTCTTGTCCTGGCTTCACATCATTGCTGAGGCCAGTAATGTCATACGTTTCACGTCCGTTCAGGCCGAGACTGGACCAGCCGTGACCTTCCTGGAATTGCAATGGCATTACGCCCATGCCGACCAGGTTACTACGGTGAATCCGCTCGAAGCTTTCTGCGATAACGGCTTTGACGCCGAGCAAGAATGTTCCTTTTGCCGCCCAGTCACGGGAGCTTCCTGTACCATACTCTTTACCAGCAATAACGATCAGGTTCTGTCCTTCATCCTGATACTTCATGGAAGCATCGTAGATGGACATTTCTTCGTCCGTTGGCAGGTACTTCGTGATGCCGCCCTCGGTGCCCGGAGCCACCTGGTTACGAATACGAATGTTGGCAAATGTACCACGCATCATGACTTCATGGTTACCACGGCGTGAACCGTAGGAGTTGAAGTCTTTGCGCTCTACGCCATGTTCTTTCAGGTACAATCCAGCCGGGCTGGAAGGTGCAATATTACCTGCTGGCGAGATGTGATCCGTTGTTACGGAATCCGCAAGCAATGCCATAACACGTGCAGAACGGATATCTGCGATATCGTTCAACTTGTCACCAAGCTCTTGGAAGAATGGAGGGTTCTGAATGTACGTGGAGTTCGGGTCCCACTCGTACAATTCGCCTTCCGGTACAGAAATTGAATTCCAACGCTCATTGGCTGTAAATACATTCTCGTACTTGTTGCGGAACATCTGAGCGTTCAGGGAACTTGCGATGGTATCCTTGATTTCCTCGGATGTAGGCCAGAGGTCTTTCAGGAATACAGGCTCATTGTTCGTATCATAACCGATTGGATCGGTTTCAAAGTCAATATTTACGGTACCCGCAAGTGCATATGCCACAACGAGTGGTGGTGATGCCAGGTAGTTGGCTTTAACCTGTGCATGTACACGGCCTTCGAAGTTACGGTTACCGGACAATACAGCCGCTACGGTCATATCGTTCTCAGCAATAGCTTCGCTTACTTCGTCCGGCAGTGGACCGGAGTTACCGATACATGTTGCACAACCGTAGCCCGCAACGTTGAATCCGAGTTTGTCGAGATACGTGATCAGACCTGCTTTTTCCAGGTACTCGGTAACCACAAGGGAACCTGGTGTCAGACTGCTTTTCACATATCCTGGTTTGGTCAGGCCGCGTTCAACTGCTTTTTTCGCCAGTAGTCCCGCTCCAACCATAACACTTGGATTCGAAGTGTTCGTACAACTTGTGATCGCCGCGATCACAACAGCGCCTGCCTTCAGTTCACTGTTGGAACCGTCCGGATGCTTCACAGGTACGGATTGCTCGATTTTCTCATCGCTCAGACCGTAGCCGCCTTTATCTACAGGTGTGCGAATGATGCTGTTGAAGCTTTCTTTCATTTGTGTCAGCTCGATGCGATCCTGTGGACGTTTTGGTCCGGCAAGACTTGGTACAACAGAGCCGAGATCCAGTTCAATCACATCTGTGAATTCAGGATCAACGGTGCTGGAAGTACGGAACATGCCTTGAGCTTTGTAATAAGCTTCAACCAATTCTACCTGCTCGTCAGGACGGCCAGTGTTACGCAGATAGTTCAATGTTTCACTATCAACAGGGAAGAAGCCGATCGTTGCGCCATATTCTGGTGCCATGTTGGCTACTGTTGCACGGTCAGCCAGACCGATGTTGGCAAGACCTGGTCCGTAGAACTCAACGAATTTACCAACAACGCCTTTTTTACGAAGCAATTGGGTAACGGTCAGTGCCAGATCCGTTGCTGTTGCGCCTTCACTCAGGCTGCCTGTCAGTTTGAAACCAATAACGTCCGGTGTTACAAAATAAAGCGGTTGGCCCAGCATGCCTGCTTCGGCCTCGATTCCACCAACACCCCAACCAACAACGCCAAGTCCGTTGATCATGGTGGTGTGGGAGTCTGTACCTACGAGGGAATCTGGGAAAACAACAGTTTCGCCGTCAACGGTTTTTGTTGCTGCCACGGAAGCCAGATACTCCAGGTTAACCTGGTGAACGATCCCTGTGGATGGTGGAACGGCACGGAAGTTGTTGAATGCCGTTTGGGCCCAACGCAAGAAGCGGTAACGCTCTTCATTACGCTCAAACTCGACTTTGATATTGTAATCAAGTGCATCGTTGGTACCAAAAGCATCAACCATAACGGAGTGGTCGATAACGAGATCGACAGGTACGAGCGGGTTGATCTGTTTTGGATCGCCGCCTGCTTTTTTTACAGTATCACGCATTGCAGCGAGGTCAACGACAACCGGTACACCGGTGAAATCCTGCAGAACAATACGTGCAGGGATGAATGGAATTTCCTTGTTATTGTCACGGCCATCTGCCCAGCCGGTCAGTTGTTTTACGTGTTCTTCGGTGATGGCACGTCCGTCGAATTGACGAATTGCTGCTTCAAGCAACACTTTAATGGAGAAAGGGAGCCTGGAAAGATCGCCGTGGCCGTTTTCCTGAAGAGCATCGAGACTGTAGTAGCGGTAAGACTTGCCTCCAACCTCAAGACTGCGAGCTGCGGAGAAATGATTCTTTGCTGACATACATGTACCTCCTTGGGATGTGTCGGTGAGATGAAGAAAACGTTCATTTAGGTGAAGAACAGGCCTTCATCGTTCCGTGTTCTTGTGTGTTAGTTTCATCAGATGAAACGTAATTTCATAATCATAACTTTAGTTTTAAGTATACCGTTTTCACCTCCGTACGTAAAGGTCTTTTTGCCTGATCAAGCAAGCTTTTGGACCGATGAAGGCGTTTTCGTGAAGTGAGCAGGAATAAGATATCTCGTGTACCTGTATTTGCCGAATTTCGGATCTCCCTCCTGAGCCGTGTACATACAACCGAAGACCCTTTCATATGAATAGTAGGAGTTTATATATGCAATGAAATATTCCAGACAGAACTCATGCCAAAGGGGGACATAGGCTTGGAACGGGAATGGAAGAGTGCCTTATATACTTACGTGAACCAGTACAATCGCTGTGAGATCGACTACCGTCCACAGACCAGCGAACGGATTGTTACCGATCCTGACTTCGTGGTGGAACGGGGAGAGCGTATGGCAAGGCTGGACGAATGGTATCGTAAGCGGCGCGCCGTGCCTCTTCGCAGCGAGACCAGCGCCAAGCTTGTGCGCACGCTTATGGATGGACAGGAAGAAGCGGTGGTGGATGTACAATTGTACAGCAGGCTGTTCTACGAGAAGAGCGGGATCACCCACCGGGAGGACCGGATTGAGCGGGAGCGGTTAACCTTTCTGCGGCAGAGTGGTGGATGGATCATTGGACGGGTCGAGCGAGAAGTGCCGGAGCGTCGCCCTGCTGGGGAAGGACGTCCGTTTCAACAAGCTGATTTTGTACAGGCGATGAATCGGCCGCTGTTGAATCGGGAAGTGCTGGGTCAAGGAAGAAGCTCACGTCAACAGTCATATCGCAGAGATCTGGCGGTTGCCTATGCAGATCGGTGGTGGAATGCGGGGAATCCGGCATTTGAGGAATTTGATGTGGATTGTACCAATTACGTG
This window contains:
- a CDS encoding M15 family metallopeptidase — protein: MKKWGFLICIVLIGYIVTQSPGWIQQKDELPIEIQNTRENPAGYTVSVTGNIQDQVHKGNLLLVNKQYPIGAEGVKSDIVYIADEDELLRGYGIMDQKIMLSRQVAQEFQKMVEAAGEEGVRYFLVSSGYRDFTKQDELYQEKGSDYALPAGHSEHNLGLSLDIGSSLAAMNEAPEGAWLEKNAWKYGFILRYPKDKVRITGIQYEPWHFRYVGLPHSAVMYKNNLVLEEYLDMLKEKENITVEVEEEEYHIRYYRAIRDTTVYIPEQGQTEISGDNMDGVIVTVKK
- a CDS encoding YafY family protein, producing the protein MKLERLLAIVVLLINRGRVQAKDLADMFEVSIRTIYRDIDTLGQAGIPVVTYQGASGGIGLAEGYRLDRNVLTDKDLASIVTALRSVSTSHANAARELLVEKLSSIVPESKNDDFQANTNRFIVDYSTWTHPEALKIKLELIEQGMDQLRPVTFTYCSAEGIQTHRTADPHTIVLKKHSWYLYAFCHERNQFRMFKLVRMQDVTLANEHFKRKVINPQDRPWQQEWSHPDNQARLTLKFHARVRHIAEEWFGIENVMPDGTGYYISQVAFPEDNWLYGFILGFGADIEVLEPQHIRDEICRIAEQIVQNYIPPTQT
- a CDS encoding HAMP domain-containing sensor histidine kinase: MTKRRSFRTTMIMLLGLSMLASGAITYGIYKLMQAYYSGVRAEDQLAEYRHFMKSIGDIYFFLILFIPLAILFFFWFTKPYATYFKDISTGIRHLANGDFQHRVQISSKDELGTIAEDVNLASEKLREAVERGDFAENSKDQLVVNLAHDLRTPLTSVLGYLDLLMKDDQLTEEQVRHFTSIAFTKSQRLEKLIDDLFEITRMNYGMLPINKTRLDLSELLKQMNEELYPVFEKNQLVARLKIDTDLTVSGDGELLARVFENLLINAARHGKDGMYVDINGYQDAEQVIIQVVNYGGHIRAEELPHIFDMYYTGDRARTPQEGGTGLGLFIARNIVEQHDGTISAQSDVVRTQFEVRLPVFQ
- a CDS encoding VanZ family protein, whose product is MKHNNQKKSKHYILWIAVFIIYLYLLTKLILFKGSPVDFGIVKVRLMAFLQQPDLIHTRTVNLIPFQEISRDWNSLSLHRPGTAIHLVGNILAFIPLGIFIPVLTGNKLFSGVKVILLSLLLSLGYEVTQLVTGMGIFDVDDLMLNTLGGFIGYIVFTMAMGLKKVLSGGKSRVTTKKLNSKESHV
- a CDS encoding amidase domain-containing protein, translating into MGLEREWKSALYTYVNQYNRCEIDYRPQTSERIVTDPDFVVERGERMARLDEWYRKRRAVPLRSETSAKLVRTLMDGQEEAVVDVQLYSRLFYEKSGITHREDRIERERLTFLRQSGGWIIGRVEREVPERRPAGEGRPFQQADFVQAMNRPLLNREVLGQGRSSRQQSYRRDLAVAYADRWWNAGNPAFEEFDVDCTNYVSQCLFAGGAPIHYTGRREAGWWYKGYVNGSEMWSYSWAVSNSLERYLSGSSWGLTATEVERPEQLMLGDVILYDWDGDGRFQHSTVVTAFDAGGMPLVNAHTVSSRHRFWDYRDSYAWTERTVYRLFHIADEF
- a CDS encoding response regulator transcription factor, with the translated sequence MKRITILIADDEVEIADLVALHLQKEGYHIIKAFDGKAAVQAVQTQAIDLAILDIMMPGMDGYEVTRKIREQHHLPIIFLSAKTSDMDKITGLVMGADDYMTKPFNPMELVARVNSQLRRSLQFSQSVPVQRSILEKGGLIITPDQHRVTLYGKPVELTPKEFDILYLLASHPKQVFSAESIFEQVWGEAYYESGNTVMVHIRTLRKKLGEDVNKNKFIKTIWGVGYTFND
- the acnA gene encoding aconitate hydratase AcnA, coding for MSAKNHFSAARSLEVGGKSYRYYSLDALQENGHGDLSRLPFSIKVLLEAAIRQFDGRAITEEHVKQLTGWADGRDNNKEIPFIPARIVLQDFTGVPVVVDLAAMRDTVKKAGGDPKQINPLVPVDLVIDHSVMVDAFGTNDALDYNIKVEFERNEERYRFLRWAQTAFNNFRAVPPSTGIVHQVNLEYLASVAATKTVDGETVVFPDSLVGTDSHTTMINGLGVVGWGVGGIEAEAGMLGQPLYFVTPDVIGFKLTGSLSEGATATDLALTVTQLLRKKGVVGKFVEFYGPGLANIGLADRATVANMAPEYGATIGFFPVDSETLNYLRNTGRPDEQVELVEAYYKAQGMFRTSSTVDPEFTDVIELDLGSVVPSLAGPKRPQDRIELTQMKESFNSIIRTPVDKGGYGLSDEKIEQSVPVKHPDGSNSELKAGAVVIAAITSCTNTSNPSVMVGAGLLAKKAVERGLTKPGYVKSSLTPGSLVVTEYLEKAGLITYLDKLGFNVAGYGCATCIGNSGPLPDEVSEAIAENDMTVAAVLSGNRNFEGRVHAQVKANYLASPPLVVAYALAGTVNIDFETDPIGYDTNNEPVFLKDLWPTSEEIKDTIASSLNAQMFRNKYENVFTANERWNSISVPEGELYEWDPNSTYIQNPPFFQELGDKLNDIADIRSARVMALLADSVTTDHISPAGNIAPSSPAGLYLKEHGVERKDFNSYGSRRGNHEVMMRGTFANIRIRNQVAPGTEGGITKYLPTDEEMSIYDASMKYQDEGQNLIVIAGKEYGTGSSRDWAAKGTFLLGVKAVIAESFERIHRSNLVGMGVMPLQFQEGHGWSSLGLNGRETYDITGLSNDVKPGQELKVTVTREDGTQFDFPVIARLDSMVDVDYYHNGGILQTVLRQMMKKA